A DNA window from Burkholderia sp. HI2500 contains the following coding sequences:
- a CDS encoding packaged DNA stabilization protein yields MRVPLTVGAYAAKSLIAEAQRCVNLYGEQNAQDAPVPFTYYPTPGLTLVSNPPLAGESRCIYTASNGARYEVVHDIVYSVDTLNNYSSLGSITTESGPVSMVDNGTSIFIVDGSTAGFIVDLANRTMTRCTDPAFYGADKVDFVDGYFVFNKPNSTQFYISKYNDVTFDPLDIASKSTYSDDLVTLAVMHREIWLFGELTTEVWFNTGSSDFTFGRMPGVFIEHGCAAKHSVAKIDLALFWLGHDLQGQGVVFAGRNYQAERISTHALEQAISAYARINDAIGFSYMQGGHAFYVLTFPSANATWCFDTATGQWHQRAYLEADGSLSRHRMNCHSFNAGRNLVGDWQTGAVYALDPNAYTDNGAPIQRIRSFPHILGADGNRVMFRQFIADMEVGAGMLDDATDPLVSLRWSDDRGATWGNPVTATMGRRGEFRTSIQFQRLGYARDRVFELSWSEPIKTALNGAWVDVSRART; encoded by the coding sequence ATGCGCGTCCCTCTGACTGTCGGCGCGTACGCCGCGAAAAGCCTGATAGCGGAGGCGCAGCGCTGCGTGAACCTGTATGGGGAGCAGAACGCGCAGGACGCACCGGTGCCGTTCACGTACTACCCGACGCCGGGCTTGACGCTCGTTTCGAATCCTCCGCTCGCCGGAGAATCGCGATGTATCTACACCGCATCGAACGGCGCGCGCTACGAGGTGGTTCACGACATCGTCTATTCGGTCGATACGCTCAACAATTACAGTTCGTTGGGATCGATTACGACAGAGAGTGGCCCTGTTTCGATGGTCGACAACGGGACGTCTATTTTCATTGTCGATGGCAGTACGGCTGGATTCATCGTGGATCTCGCGAACCGCACCATGACGCGCTGTACTGATCCGGCGTTCTACGGTGCCGACAAGGTCGATTTCGTCGACGGCTATTTCGTGTTCAACAAGCCGAACAGCACGCAGTTTTATATCTCGAAGTACAACGACGTCACATTCGATCCGCTGGATATCGCCTCGAAATCGACCTATTCGGACGACCTTGTCACGCTGGCAGTGATGCATCGCGAGATCTGGCTGTTCGGCGAATTGACAACGGAGGTTTGGTTCAACACGGGCTCGTCTGATTTCACGTTTGGCCGGATGCCGGGCGTGTTCATCGAGCACGGCTGCGCTGCGAAGCATTCGGTCGCAAAGATCGATCTTGCGCTGTTTTGGCTCGGGCATGATCTCCAGGGGCAGGGCGTCGTTTTCGCGGGGCGCAATTACCAGGCCGAACGCATCTCGACGCACGCTCTTGAGCAAGCTATCAGTGCGTATGCCCGCATTAACGATGCGATCGGCTTTTCGTACATGCAAGGCGGCCATGCCTTCTATGTTCTGACATTCCCGAGCGCGAATGCGACGTGGTGCTTCGACACGGCGACTGGGCAGTGGCACCAGCGCGCGTATCTCGAGGCCGACGGATCGCTCAGCCGGCACCGCATGAACTGCCATTCGTTCAACGCCGGCCGCAATCTCGTCGGCGATTGGCAGACAGGTGCAGTCTATGCCCTCGACCCGAACGCCTACACCGACAACGGGGCGCCGATCCAGCGCATTCGATCGTTTCCGCACATCTTGGGAGCCGACGGAAACCGCGTGATGTTCCGCCAGTTCATTGCAGATATGGAAGTGGGCGCAGGGATGCTGGACGATGCCACAGATCCGCTCGTAAGTCTGCGCTGGAGCGATGATCGCGGCGCAACGTGGGGAAATCCAGTGACGGCCACGATGGGGCGCCGCGGCGAATTCCGCACATCGATCCAGTTTCAGCGTCTCGGCTACGCACGTGACCGCGTGTTCGAGTTGTCATGGTCCGAGCCGATCAAAACCGCGCTGAACGGTGCCTGGGTCGACGTGTCGAGGGCACGCACGTGA
- a CDS encoding glycoside hydrolase family 73 protein — MDEGLSGHEGARGILMADVQGFIQQFGPVAAAVSQRIGVAPDVLLGQWGLETGWGKSIIPGTNNLGNIKGPGVAAKDNQTGAVDQYRAYPSPLDFGNDFVNLIANRYQNAVGKGADATAYAGALKAGGYAEDPKYVGKLSSAVDMVRKFGDTIASALSGTANASELTPAQMGGAPVISATGQRLNGPQMTGAPAPAAAAPTASTGEPLLDMAHGIMGGTPKPASQASAAGAVPTSQPTQQSEQQSDDPLMAMAAGVMAEKGGAANAPKKLLATNGSPQTALQPTITGQPWQTPGSVTMGIGDAIKGGVQSLVHGGAWLANKVAPDSQFAKDINAAVPQIDQTIQAQNAQYATDRAAQQPQTLTGIVTGQRQTPGVDWGRMAGNVIGAAPLAATLPTGSGILGTIGAGMLSGAANSLLEPVTTPGNFLQQKLGQAAAGAAVGGVANPLVRAVGAAVSPTVGAAQQRLLDSGVTMTPGQILGGGFARTEAKLSSVPFLGDMIKNAQQRTLQDFNRATYNEVLAPIGATYEGPAGQEAIGAVRNAIRDAYDDSLGRMSLQAADPGFQADILRLTDMAQQLPAAQRQTFMNTLRTQIFGKVGPQGNMDGQTLKGVQEELGDLARGYSGDPSFDNRQLGAAIGEIRSAVENSLARTNPADAVEGLSNANAAYARFARMRAAAASQGAMNNEGIFTAAQLQNAVKAGDRSAGKGATATGNALMQDFSTAAQSVLGSKYPDSGTAGRGLMALLAPGSIGAGLATAPLSTLGTLGGIGLGALPYTGTGQRLAQALLTARPGFAVPVRNGLSQFVAPLAAPTGNALINAIAPSK; from the coding sequence GTGGATGAAGGACTATCAGGCCATGAAGGCGCTCGGGGCATTCTGATGGCAGACGTTCAGGGGTTCATCCAGCAATTCGGGCCGGTGGCCGCGGCCGTCAGCCAGCGCATCGGCGTCGCGCCTGACGTGCTGCTCGGACAATGGGGACTTGAGACGGGGTGGGGGAAGTCGATCATCCCTGGCACGAACAACCTTGGCAACATCAAGGGCCCGGGCGTCGCCGCAAAGGACAATCAGACGGGGGCCGTAGACCAGTACCGCGCGTATCCTTCGCCGCTCGACTTTGGCAACGACTTCGTCAACCTGATCGCGAATCGGTATCAGAATGCGGTCGGGAAAGGTGCGGATGCGACGGCATACGCTGGCGCGCTGAAGGCTGGCGGCTATGCCGAAGACCCGAAGTATGTCGGCAAGCTCTCGAGCGCGGTGGACATGGTGCGCAAGTTCGGCGACACGATTGCCTCGGCGCTGTCTGGCACGGCCAATGCGAGCGAGTTGACGCCGGCGCAGATGGGCGGTGCGCCGGTGATCTCGGCGACGGGGCAGCGCCTGAATGGGCCGCAGATGACGGGCGCTCCGGCACCGGCAGCCGCGGCGCCGACGGCATCGACTGGCGAGCCGCTGCTCGACATGGCCCACGGCATCATGGGTGGCACGCCGAAGCCCGCGAGCCAAGCTTCGGCCGCGGGTGCTGTGCCGACCAGCCAGCCCACGCAACAGTCTGAGCAGCAATCCGACGACCCGTTGATGGCGATGGCCGCCGGCGTGATGGCCGAAAAGGGCGGCGCTGCGAATGCCCCCAAAAAATTGTTAGCGACGAATGGCTCGCCGCAGACCGCGCTTCAGCCCACCATTACTGGTCAGCCTTGGCAAACGCCGGGGTCGGTTACGATGGGGATTGGCGATGCGATCAAAGGTGGCGTTCAATCGCTCGTGCATGGTGGCGCATGGCTTGCGAACAAGGTTGCCCCCGATTCGCAGTTCGCGAAGGACATCAATGCTGCGGTCCCGCAGATCGACCAGACCATTCAGGCTCAGAACGCGCAGTACGCCACCGATCGCGCGGCGCAGCAGCCTCAGACGCTTACGGGGATTGTGACGGGGCAGCGCCAAACGCCCGGCGTCGACTGGGGGCGAATGGCTGGAAACGTGATTGGAGCCGCTCCTCTGGCAGCGACGTTACCTACCGGTTCAGGTATCCTCGGTACCATCGGAGCCGGAATGCTGTCGGGCGCCGCAAACAGTCTGCTTGAGCCCGTCACGACGCCCGGGAATTTCCTGCAGCAGAAGCTTGGGCAGGCAGCTGCCGGAGCGGCCGTTGGCGGCGTCGCGAATCCTTTGGTGAGGGCGGTAGGTGCGGCCGTTTCGCCAACCGTAGGTGCAGCCCAGCAGCGGTTGCTGGATTCGGGCGTGACGATGACGCCCGGTCAAATTCTCGGGGGCGGTTTTGCGCGAACGGAAGCGAAGCTTTCAAGCGTCCCGTTTCTTGGGGACATGATCAAGAACGCTCAGCAACGCACGCTTCAGGATTTCAATCGGGCGACCTATAACGAGGTGCTCGCGCCGATTGGCGCCACTTACGAAGGCCCCGCAGGTCAAGAGGCGATCGGGGCGGTTCGCAATGCGATTCGCGACGCCTACGATGATTCGCTCGGGCGCATGTCGCTTCAGGCTGCCGATCCCGGCTTCCAGGCGGACATTCTTCGTCTTACCGATATGGCTCAGCAACTTCCCGCTGCGCAACGACAGACGTTCATGAATACGCTGCGCACTCAGATATTCGGGAAGGTCGGTCCTCAAGGAAACATGGACGGCCAAACCCTGAAAGGAGTGCAGGAAGAGCTCGGCGATCTCGCGCGAGGCTATTCGGGAGATCCGTCTTTCGACAATCGCCAATTGGGGGCCGCTATCGGAGAAATTCGATCGGCCGTCGAGAATTCGCTCGCCCGGACAAATCCCGCGGATGCGGTAGAGGGACTCTCGAATGCGAACGCCGCATATGCGCGATTTGCGCGTATGCGTGCCGCCGCGGCATCTCAAGGTGCCATGAACAATGAAGGCATTTTCACGGCTGCCCAACTGCAGAACGCAGTCAAAGCCGGTGATAGATCGGCCGGAAAGGGCGCAACTGCGACCGGGAATGCGCTGATGCAGGACTTTTCGACAGCGGCTCAGTCCGTGCTTGGGTCGAAATATCCGGACTCAGGAACTGCCGGTCGCGGCTTGATGGCGCTGCTCGCGCCCGGGTCGATCGGCGCGGGACTCGCTACGGCGCCGCTATCGACCCTTGGGACGCTCGGCGGCATCGGCCTCGGGGCGCTTCCCTATACGGGAACTGGGCAGCGCCTTGCGCAGGCTCTCTTGACGGCTCGCCCCGGGTTCGCGGTCCCAGTACGGAATGGGCTTTCCCAGTTCGTCGCTCCACTCGCCGCGCCGACGGGCAATGC